The Streptomyces sp. NBC_01276 genome contains the following window.
TGGTCACCCTGCAGACCTTCTGACCTGCGCAAACCCCGGGCGAGTGGCCCGGGACCACGCACCGCGGGCCGGCTTCCCCCTGGTGGGGAAACCGGCCCGGCGTGTGTGACTCGTGCCCCTTACTTCTTGCGGGCGGTGGTCTTCTTCGCGGTGGTCTTGCGCGCCGTCGCCTTCTTCGTGGCGGGCGCCTTGGTCGCCGGAGCAGCCTTCTTGGCCGCCGGGGCGGTCTTCTTGGCGGCGGCCGTGGTCTTCTTCGCCGCGGTCGCCTTGACGGCGGTGGTCTTCTTGGCCGCCGGCGCGGCCTTCTTGGCCACCGCGGTCGTCTTCTTCGCCGTCGCGGTGGTCTTCTTGGCGGCGGTCTTCTTCACGGTCGCCGCGGTCTTCTTCGCGACCGTGGTCTTGGCCGCCGCCTTCCTGGCGGTGGTGGCCTTCTTGGCCGCGGCCTTCTTGACCGTCGCGGACGCCGAGGCACCGCCGGACAGGCTGCCCTTCGGCGCCTTCTTCACCGACACCTCGCCGCCCTTGGGGAGCTTCTTGGTGCCGCTGACCAGGTCCTTGAAGCCCTGACCCGCACGGAAACGGGGAACCGAGGTCTTCTTGACCCGGACGCGCTCACCCGTCTGCGGGTTGCGGGCGTAGCGGGCGGGCCGCTCCACCTTCTCGAACGAGCCGAAGCCCGTGACCGAGACCCGGTCGCCCGCGACGACCGCGCGGACGATCGCGTCGAGTACCGCGTCGACAGCGTCCGCGGCCTGCTGGCGGCCGCCAACCTTGTCGGCAATCGCTTCTACGAGCTGCGCCTTGTTCACGTCTTCCCCTTCGGAGACTTCGCCAGAACGAATGTGTTCAAGCTTATTTCGCACGTTAGGCGGATATATACCGCAAATCAAACACGAAACGGGCTAATCACCCTAGTGCCGCAACGATGCAGGCCGTTACGGAGTTCCTTCGCATCAGTCGCCTTCAGGGAATCGACCCTCGTCGAGGTCCTTCATCAACCTGTCCAGGCGCCTTGCCGCATCGACGAGATCGTGCTTCGACGCCGCAGTGACGACCAACAGCTTCCGGGACAGCGCCATCCTTACGCCCTCCGGGACTTGCAGTGTGCGCACCCTTGCGTGTGCTTCTTTCAACCGGTCCGCGACGAGTTCGTAGAGGTGCAGTTGACTGTCGCGTTCCATGCACAGATTGTGCCATCTGGGGCGAGTTGTCGCCTCACGGGGCCTCAACATACGGCTGTGCCCCCCGCCGGAAGGCGGGGGGCACAGTGTTGCCGATGTGATCACCCAAGGGTGAATAAGCGCTGATCAGGCAGGAATCAAGCCCGAATCGTGCGGGGCTTGAAGGCCGGGCGGGTGCTTTCGTAAGCGTCGATGTCCGCTTCGTTCTGAAGGGTGAGCGAGATGTCGTCCAGCCCCTCCAGCAGACGCCAGCGGGCGTTGTCGTCGAGTTCGAACTCGGCCTCGACGCCCTCGGCTCGGACCTTGCGGTCCACCAGGTCGACGGTGATTTCGGCGGTGGGGTCGGCCTCGGTCAGCTCCCAGAGCCGCTCGACGGTCTCCTGGGGCAGGACGACCGTCAGCAGACCGTTCTTCAGCGAGTTGCCGCGGAAGATGTCGGCGAAGCGCGAG
Protein-coding sequences here:
- the leuD gene encoding 3-isopropylmalate dehydratase small subunit, encoding MEAFTTHTGRAVPLRRSNVDTDQIIPAHWLKKITRDGFEDGLFEAWRKDPEFVTNRPERAGATVLVAGPDFGTGSSREHAVWALQNFGFKTVISSRFADIFRGNSLKNGLLTVVLPQETVERLWELTEADPTAEITVDLVDRKVRAEGVEAEFELDDNARWRLLEGLDDISLTLQNEADIDAYESTRPAFKPRTIRA
- a CDS encoding HU family DNA-binding protein, giving the protein MNKAQLVEAIADKVGGRQQAADAVDAVLDAIVRAVVAGDRVSVTGFGSFEKVERPARYARNPQTGERVRVKKTSVPRFRAGQGFKDLVSGTKKLPKGGEVSVKKAPKGSLSGGASASATVKKAAAKKATTARKAAAKTTVAKKTAATVKKTAAKKTTATAKKTTAVAKKAAPAAKKTTAVKATAAKKTTAAAKKTAPAAKKAAPATKAPATKKATARKTTAKKTTARKK